Proteins from a genomic interval of Pirellulales bacterium:
- a CDS encoding helix-turn-helix domain-containing protein, with protein sequence MTADVLPLRDDLRSYAKEFAKLILDEVRNLLANETTKEFYSTEELAEALGKKPFTIRENWCNGGKIECEKDASGKWRIPGSEYRRLINGGELN encoded by the coding sequence ATGACAGCCGATGTATTGCCGCTGCGCGATGACCTGCGCAGCTATGCGAAAGAATTCGCCAAGCTGATTCTGGACGAAGTGCGCAACTTGCTCGCCAACGAAACAACGAAAGAGTTTTACTCCACTGAGGAGCTAGCCGAAGCGCTGGGCAAAAAGCCTTTCACCATTCGTGAGAATTGGTGCAATGGAGGCAAAATTGAGTGCGAAAAAGATGCCAGCGGGAAGTGGCGCATCCCCGGCAGCGAATACCGCCGGCTCATCAATGGTGGCGAACTCAATTAA